The following are encoded together in the Arthrobacter sp. Y-9 genome:
- a CDS encoding OsmC family peroxiredoxin produces the protein MAVTRSASTVWTGNLFEGQGETTFESSSLGTHPVTWKARSEAAEGKTSPEELIAAAHSACFSMAFSNELAEAGYTATEIRTKSEVGFQPGVGITGSKLTLVATIPGISEEDFQRIAGAAKVGCPVSAALSGIEITLDATLNA, from the coding sequence ATGGCAGTGACCCGCAGCGCTTCCACCGTCTGGACCGGCAACCTCTTCGAGGGCCAGGGCGAGACCACGTTCGAAAGCTCCTCCCTGGGCACGCACCCCGTCACTTGGAAGGCCCGCTCCGAGGCCGCCGAGGGCAAGACCAGCCCTGAGGAACTGATCGCGGCCGCCCACTCCGCCTGCTTCTCCATGGCCTTCAGCAACGAGCTGGCCGAGGCCGGCTACACCGCCACGGAGATCCGCACCAAGTCCGAAGTCGGCTTCCAGCCGGGCGTGGGCATCACGGGCAGCAAGCTCACCCTGGTCGCCACCATCCCGGGCATCTCCGAAGAGGACTTCCAGCGCATCGCGGGCGCCGCCAAGGTCGGCTGCCCTGTCTCCGCCGCACTCTCCGGCATCGAGATCACCCTGGACGCCACGCTCAACGCGTGA
- a CDS encoding VOC family protein has translation MTEEKRPAALGAVASIVVNTTDPQSLSGFWAALLELSVESAYEGEFVWLSAVSPGGPKLAFQRVDHPSEGPRRLHLDLHSEDPEALLSRALELGASESARHSIGDFGWVVLRDPDGNEFCIAQG, from the coding sequence ATGACTGAAGAGAAGCGCCCGGCGGCGCTCGGTGCCGTCGCCTCGATCGTCGTCAACACCACGGATCCTCAGAGCCTCTCGGGGTTCTGGGCCGCACTCCTGGAACTCTCCGTGGAGTCCGCCTACGAGGGGGAGTTCGTCTGGCTGAGCGCGGTCTCCCCGGGTGGGCCGAAGCTCGCGTTCCAGCGCGTCGACCACCCCAGCGAGGGACCGCGGCGCCTGCATCTGGATCTGCACTCCGAGGACCCGGAAGCGCTTCTCTCCCGGGCGCTGGAGCTGGGAGCATCCGAGTCGGCCCGGCATTCGATCGGTGACTTCGGCTGGGTCGTCCTGCGGGACCCGGACGGCAACGAGTTCTGCATC
- a CDS encoding DUF308 domain-containing protein encodes MSEFAGGRTAAEGFRAFSRALIGLGLLSIVLGLIIWFWPGASLLVLAVFFAINVFATGVARLMTLGRIPSGQTSVRVLSGILGVLTVLAGVLLIFRPGESLVVVAVLLAAGWILEGAGLLWAGTASAPGTKALPITVGVLFILAGLGVMLFPLSSLVFLAVWAGVSLVILGIGQLVYGIRLNKAAKEAVTALGS; translated from the coding sequence ATGAGTGAATTCGCAGGGGGCCGCACGGCAGCGGAAGGATTCCGGGCTTTCTCCCGGGCGCTGATCGGGCTTGGACTGCTCTCGATCGTCCTCGGACTGATCATCTGGTTCTGGCCCGGGGCGTCGCTCCTGGTCCTGGCGGTGTTCTTCGCCATCAACGTGTTCGCCACCGGCGTCGCGCGGCTGATGACGCTGGGCCGGATCCCGTCCGGTCAGACATCGGTCCGGGTCCTGTCGGGGATCCTGGGCGTCCTCACCGTCCTGGCGGGTGTCCTGCTGATCTTCCGCCCGGGGGAGTCTCTCGTGGTGGTCGCGGTGCTGCTCGCCGCCGGTTGGATCCTGGAAGGCGCCGGCTTGCTGTGGGCGGGCACGGCGTCGGCCCCCGGCACGAAGGCGCTGCCCATCACCGTGGGTGTGCTGTTCATCCTGGCCGGACTGGGCGTGATGCTCTTCCCGCTCTCCTCGCTGGTCTTCCTGGCCGTCTGGGCGGGCGTGAGCCTCGTGATCCTGGGCATCGGGCAGCTCGTCTACGGCATCCGCCTGAACAAGGCGGCCAAGGAGGCGGTCACGGCGCTCGGTTCCTGA